From the genome of Solanum dulcamara chromosome 12, daSolDulc1.2, whole genome shotgun sequence:
TCTCCTTTTTTTACTTGATATAAATTTTTTGGGTCATCCAATTTGAATTTGCAAATTGCCAAAAGTTATGATGACGGATAAATATTCTTTTACTTTTAGTCGGAAGTCAAATTCGAGCTTAGGAATAACATCATTTTGGGTTAGGGAAGGAGTTCGTCGGGAACAGTTCTAGAGTGTTTTTTATATTTCAATCGCACTTGATgaaattattatgatttatagtttaaaaatattttagatcataaattataattatttttttatgtcaaTTAGAACAATATCACATGAATTAAGACTGGAATATTATTCCCTTACtataaatccaaaaaaaaaagtttaaaacttTGTGTTCCATTCTTGGGTTTGTATTGGAGTGGTTAGTGGTAGGTGGCTTAAGCGCCGTTGCTTGTGAGTTCTTGACAGCTAACAATGTTTCAGTGGTCCTCAACATAGTTGTCTACCTCACTATTGATGATTGACTTATTCATTGTTCTAAAGACCTCGAAAAGAAGTTTTAGCACCCTATAGTGCTCTTTGCATTTCATTTTGTAGTTGCCCTATTTCGGTAGCAACCAGCAATTTGTTGACATTTTCTTTTGGAACCCATGAATATCTGCTGTCTCTATACTTTGATTATGTACAGGATAAACTTGTGTAATTTTACACAATATTATTGTGTAGTAATGGAGAGATTTAAGATGAATTTAATCATTTACatgttttttcttaaaattgttTAGCCCTATATGTATACTAACTAATGAATTGAAATTTAAGACAGTAGATGTAGTTCGTATTTATGATGCAGCAGAAAGACTGCTTGGCTTTATTAATTTTTGGCTACGTATTCATCAGCCTAACTTCCATAATTGTATAGGCTTAAACTAATCATTTGGTTCTCAATAAGTTGAATTTTAACCCCCAAAGGCCATAACAGCGGaaacattgcattgcattgtctTCAcgtatttattaaattttgtgtCCACCATCAccttgtattgtattgttagtttaaatacgatgtttgttttgattgttatttaaattttattgtatcgtATTGTTTAAATTCGTTGTTAGATAACGACGAAAAGTCTCATGTTATGTAACCACCGATTTGGTGTGATCGCGTCGTTACTTTAATaatttcttctcattttatttttatttattattaataatcttattttatcttttatcctACCTTTTCATAATAGCACTACCTTATACCCTATTTTTCTCGTGAGTTTATCACTCAAATTCCTGATGTGtgatattatgaaacaatggaAAATTATACAATTTATTCAAACTGTTtattcattaaaacaatacAGTACGACACAACACAATACAATTCgatacattataaaataatacttaacaaccatccaaacagtGTGTAAAATTACATCACATACATTAAAACCTAAGAAATACTAAATTGTTTCATATTTCAGCCGTTGTGACAAGCAAACTAGTATTTAAATTGGGGAGGATAGAAAAGTGAACCTATCATTCCCGAGTTTTGAATGTTGTAGTTAACCCAAAGGATCATCTCCAAACGGATTTCTCAGTCATAAATAAGAAAGTTACTTTTGTTCATCTCATTCTTTGATTCTTTGTTCATCCCAAAACACGAGAACACTATTATTTGCCTTCGCAAATAGGCAAAGGATGTCACCAGCTTTTCCCTTCCATCAAGCTATGCCTTCTTCCATATCGTACAAGTTTCGAACCTAGTAGTGATTTTGTAGTGTGTAAgaattcttctttttgtttcaaTGACGATGGTATCAGGGTCAACTTGCACATACTTCCACTATTCCACTCAATACCCTTACTATCTTCCACCAACATAAGTACGAGGTAATAACAACGGATGTAGCGTAATGCTATGGGTTCATCTTATACATGAAGTATAAAACTCACTAAAATCTCAATAAATATTATATCTGAACCCATAATTTTAATGGTTCAGTGACTTTAGTGTTAACCATCGTAAATTTTGAACCCATTAAGTTTAAATTTTGGATTAACCTCTACTAGAAAATTGAAAACAcacatcatttcatcatataggaTTGAAACAATTACTATAGAAAATACTAACTTTGAATTTGATCCAGTTAGTCTTACAAGTTTCGATCTCCAAACCTTCCTTCAGAGATGAACTGCAGAGCTTTCCTGGTTCAAACCATCCTTGTTGAAGTACAGGAAACTCGTGCTAGCATCAAAAAATGATGTTATAGGCACAGGAGTAAACCCCGGGTAACTCCTTTCGGCCTTGACCAAACATAAATCTTTGATGTACTTGTAAAGCCCATGTTTCTGAACATAAGGTAGAGCTGCATACTCATCAATTGGCATCCACTGAAAGGAAGTAACACCATGTTAAGATTTGTTATGACTCGAGCAGTGGCGTAGCCAAGTGTATTGAAggacaacaacaacatgccAAGTGTAGTCCACacagtggggtctggggaggatagagaGTACGAAGACCATACCTCTACCTTAGAGGTGAGATAGAGATGTTGTTTCTCAAAGGaggggatgcaacacgaggacttcccacaGGGTCACCTATCCTAATACTACTTTCGCCCAAACACGCTTAAATTTGGAGTTTTTATGGAATCCAATGAGTTAGTGTTGGTATGATCGCATCTCAGCAAGTGTATTGAAGGAGTTTAATTGAATTCTTTCATCGGATAATTACACCATGCAAATGggataaaagtaatatttttgcaCTTTTTTCAATCCTCTTGTTAGAATTCTTAGCTTCGCCACTGGACTCGAGAATACCGTTACAAATCTATAGAATTGAACTACGACATACCTGGGCTGCTTCAATTTCTAAATCTTGCTTCTGAATGTCAAATGATAAAGGGCGCATCATGCAAATGAAGAATAAGTCTGACTTGCCAAACAATGCCTTGTGTGTTTGCCTGCAGGAAAGAGATGTCATTGCTGCAGAAATCCAGACAATGGGCAACATTTTACAGGTCTAGAATATCACAAGAAACTTTTACACTACAATCCTCTGGTCATTCAAAATGCTACTTCCTTTTTCAAATAACATTTCCTCTTCCATTGAATCagcaaaaaatttccaaaaggTATATCACTTGGAACTGATCTTTTCTCTAACATAGGCAGAATGTCTACTACATATTTCAGAATATACAAATGTATTCTCCAAACACACTCTAATCATCTTCTGATTTCGAATAAGTTAAGTTGAGCTCATTCACAGAAAATACTCAATTCGGAATAAAGGAAGTAAatcttttcagatttttttgcatatttaccggttttccttttctttatccATAATGTATCATAGTAATTAAAGCCACAACATGGTGGGGAAAATAGCCTATCTATTGTTGGGCATAGAGAAAGTGCACTCCTCATTTCGAACTAGAAACTTTCTTTTTGAAAGCTCTATCCATAGCCACTAGGCCAACTAGAGTATACTCGGCCACTTCCATAATCCACTTTCTGAAAACTAGAAGTAACGATTCACATAACCGACTCAAATCgtaccaaataaaataaaaatgaaaaataagttttatagtaatactaatgataataatagaATTTCTCTAACAAGTATAACATTAACACCTATTCCCAACTAGTAGATATCACTTTTTTGAATCTTTTTCTTCCATTGTGTGGTTTACCTAAGTCTACATTGATTCCAACAAGAGAATGTAAGAGGCAAAAGGTGGCTACTGGATCACTATAAAGCAGAAGATACAAATTTCTCCAATCTAAAATCCTATGCGACTCGTAGCTTATTATATAATTATCCCTCATATAAACAGCATGGCAAGCGTTCCCCACCTGAATGCAAGTACTTCCAGAAATTCAGTATCAATCTGCAATAAATGGAACCCAGCAAATTTTAGAGAAGCAATAACAGTCGCATGTACAGCAGGAAAATAGCATATTTGGTATTTTGATTATGTAGCTTTCAGTATTTGATAAACTTACTCCTGTTTCTTCTTTTACTTCCCTTATTGCACCTTCAAATATATCCTCGCCCTGCAGAATGGGAGCTCAAAATACAGTTTAGAGGGCGTGTGACTAGTTTTTGCTGCTGACTTTAACTCCAACAAATGTGCATACCTCTTCAACAATACCAGTAGGGATCTTCCATACAGCAGTTCCCTTTAATCTGCCGCTACTTTCTTGGACAACAAGCAACTAAAAGCAAAAGATTTCTCAAACTTAGAATGGAAATTTGTGAATGTAAATAATCACCACCAAGATGCTCAAGCATAGTGGTCTGAGACATGAACTATTTCCAGTGATCAAAATATGCTTCCTCCATTACAAAATTAATGTGCGATCAAACAATTTAGACACAGAGATATCGGATAGGTCAGTTAATCTACCAGCACATACAAATGACAATCGACAAGTGAAACATAATCAGATTTGTGTAGAAGGATTTGATGTGTAAGAAAGCTTTTTTCATTGGCATGAAATGAAAATAAGCTTGGGCACTATCATCATAGACTGACAATAGTTGATTGGTTGAAATCAACATGTAATCATCTTGAAAAGTCATTTGACGAAATGAGCGCATGCTATATATACCACTTTAAAGTAAAGAAGTCTAACCATTCAATCAGGGAGTAAGATACTGAGTAAAACAGAACAATTACAGACGAACATATTATTATACCCTTTCATACAATGAAAGTAGCTCTGACTTACCTCTCTTTTGTCATTTAAGACAATAGCGCCAATACCCACTCGGTGTGAGGCATTTGCTGGGATGGTATTCTCAGTCTCAGGAATCCAATACACAAGCATCAGGTAATGAGGTTCTGCGTGGTGGTACCAAAACCCTTCCTGTAGTCAATGTCACAcatttgggtcaatttcataGCAAAGCTATTGATATATTTTCCTCAACCTAAAGTATGATATAAGGCAATTAAGAACTTGAGTTCGTGAAAAGATGTTATGTAGTTTCTTAAAGTAGATTTCAAACACGTACATTATATTGAAGGGTGATATCAAATTTCGACTTCCAACATCTTAAACAACAGCATGATATATCGCAATGTCATCATTCAATGGTGTCTGACACAAATACTGCATTTGGTACAGATTTTAAGCCTCTAGTAAGAATAGCAAGTCTAGGACACATTTTAAGTGTACAAATGGAATCCCGTGAGCCTACTTATGTCAACATGAACACTATCATATTCAAGTTCGGAAAAAGTATAGTGAAATTACCTTAACTGCAGTTTC
Proteins encoded in this window:
- the LOC129876431 gene encoding nudix hydrolase 2-like — protein: MEKLIFQNGVKKDQLLSAVNDYHGGVIVELKEHMDPNVFQNMLKASLSKWRLQGKKGVWIKLPIELVNLVETAVKEGFWYHHAEPHYLMLVYWIPETENTIPANASHRVGIGAIVLNDKRELLVVQESSGRLKGTAVWKIPTGIVEEGEDIFEGAIREVKEETGIDTEFLEVLAFRQTHKALFGKSDLFFICMMRPLSFDIQKQDLEIEAAQWMPIDEYAALPYVQKHGLYKYIKDLCLVKAERSYPGFTPVPITSFFDASTSFLYFNKDGLNQESSAVHL